In one window of Rhodanobacter sp. FDAARGOS 1247 DNA:
- the mfd gene encoding transcription-repair coupling factor yields MTSPIKHPPLPTTPKQRRYWTPPHGSGRALLIAEAARSHEGLLVAVTRDTQRAQALESELKIFAGGLPVLHFPDWETLPYDVFSPHPEIVSQRIATLYQLPGVKRGVLVVPIATLMQRIAPRSHITGSGLVLSRGQKFDLAAEQRRLEASGYRHVPQVAEPGDFAVRGALLDVFPMGTAEPYRIELFDDEVDSIRSFDPETQRSQQQVDKVELLPAREFPLTDEAAKEFRGNLRERFPIDVRRCPLYQDMKEGVTPGGIEYYLPLFFKQTATLFDYLADDALFVLGEGAGEAAEQFWTQTAERYDQRAHDIERPVLPPAELYLPPEKLREQLNRRLRVEVVEASHEHAVDTGTQPAPELPLNRKGEEPGTSLRHFLSSYPGRVLIAADSAGRREALIETLAAAGLKPEVIEGWGAFLLPNPPLQAGEGVKFAITIAPLEQGFALTRPALAVLTERELYGERVRSERDRKRRRGTARDPESIIRDLTELTIGAPIVHVDHGVGRYQGLASMDVGGMDGEFLTVEYAKGDKLYVPVAQLGLVSRYSGTAPELAPLHSLGGDAWERARRKAAEKVRDVAAELLAIYAQRQARGGESMPIDRQMVEQFGSTFPFEETPDQETAIEAVLEDLAAPRAMDRVICGDVGFGKTEVALRAAFATATAGKQVAVLVPTTLLAQQHYRNFADRFADWPVRVDVLSRFKSTKEVNEALKRLADGQIDVIVGTHKLLQPDIRFKNLGLVIVDEEQRFGVRQKEQLKKLRAEVDLLTMTATPIPRTLNMAMAGLRDLSLIATPPAHRSAVRTFISAWDPATIREALQRELSRGGQVYFLHNEVQSIERIVRELEELVPEARIRIAHGQMPERELEGVMADFHRQRFNVLVCTTIIETGIDIPSANTIIINRADHFGLAQLHQLRGRVGRSHHRAYAYLVVPDRKSITADAQKRLEALASLEELGAGFTLATHDLEIRGAGELLGDEQSGQIQEIGFGLYTELLDRAVRALKSGKVPDFDLSSEHETEVELHLPALIPDDYLGDVHHRLTLYKRIASARSEDDLRDLQVEMIDRFGLLPDATKQLFAVASLKLMATPLGIRKLDFGTNGGRITFREKPEIDPMAIIKLIQQLPRVYKLDGQDKLKVVLDLPGASERIRSAQEVLVLLGARRPG; encoded by the coding sequence ATGACCAGCCCGATCAAACACCCGCCCCTGCCGACCACCCCGAAGCAACGCCGCTACTGGACGCCGCCCCACGGCTCCGGCCGGGCGCTGCTGATTGCCGAAGCGGCGCGTTCGCACGAAGGCCTGCTGGTGGCGGTGACCCGCGACACCCAGCGCGCCCAGGCGCTCGAATCGGAGCTGAAGATCTTCGCCGGCGGCCTGCCGGTGCTGCATTTCCCGGACTGGGAAACACTGCCCTACGACGTGTTCAGCCCGCATCCGGAGATCGTCTCGCAGCGCATCGCCACCTTGTACCAGTTGCCCGGCGTGAAGCGCGGCGTGCTGGTGGTGCCGATCGCCACGCTGATGCAGCGGATCGCGCCGCGCTCACACATCACCGGTTCCGGGCTGGTGCTGTCCAGGGGCCAGAAGTTCGACCTGGCCGCCGAACAGCGCCGACTTGAGGCCTCCGGTTACCGTCACGTGCCCCAGGTGGCCGAGCCCGGTGACTTCGCCGTGCGCGGCGCCCTGCTCGACGTTTTCCCGATGGGCACGGCCGAGCCGTATCGCATCGAGCTGTTCGACGATGAGGTGGATTCGATCCGCAGCTTCGATCCGGAAACCCAGCGCTCGCAGCAGCAGGTGGACAAGGTCGAGCTGCTGCCGGCGCGCGAATTTCCGCTGACCGACGAAGCGGCGAAGGAATTCCGGGGCAACCTGCGCGAACGCTTCCCGATCGACGTGCGTCGCTGCCCGCTGTACCAGGACATGAAGGAAGGCGTCACGCCCGGCGGCATCGAGTACTACCTGCCTTTATTCTTCAAACAAACCGCCACGCTGTTCGACTACCTCGCCGACGACGCGCTGTTCGTGCTGGGCGAAGGCGCCGGCGAAGCGGCCGAGCAGTTCTGGACGCAGACCGCCGAACGCTACGACCAGCGCGCGCACGACATCGAGCGCCCGGTGCTGCCGCCGGCCGAGCTCTACCTGCCGCCGGAGAAACTGCGCGAACAGCTCAACAGGCGGCTGCGGGTGGAAGTGGTCGAAGCCAGCCACGAGCACGCCGTCGACACCGGCACCCAGCCGGCGCCGGAGCTGCCGCTCAATCGCAAGGGTGAGGAACCCGGCACGTCGCTGCGGCATTTCCTGTCCAGCTATCCAGGCCGCGTGCTGATCGCCGCGGATTCGGCGGGGCGACGCGAGGCGCTGATCGAGACGCTGGCAGCAGCGGGATTGAAGCCCGAAGTCATCGAGGGCTGGGGCGCTTTTCTCCTCCCCAACCCTCCCCTGCAAGCAGGGGAGGGAGTCAAGTTCGCGATCACCATCGCGCCGCTGGAACAGGGCTTTGCGCTGACCAGGCCCGCGCTCGCCGTGCTCACCGAGCGCGAACTCTACGGCGAGCGGGTGCGCAGCGAGCGCGACCGCAAGCGCCGCCGTGGCACCGCGCGCGATCCGGAAAGCATCATCCGCGACCTCACCGAGCTCACCATCGGCGCACCGATCGTGCACGTGGATCACGGCGTGGGCCGCTACCAGGGCCTGGCCTCGATGGACGTGGGCGGCATGGATGGCGAGTTCCTCACCGTCGAATACGCCAAGGGCGACAAGCTCTATGTGCCCGTCGCACAGCTGGGCCTGGTCAGCCGCTACTCCGGCACCGCGCCGGAACTGGCGCCGCTGCATTCGCTGGGCGGCGATGCGTGGGAACGCGCGCGCCGGAAGGCCGCGGAAAAAGTGCGCGACGTGGCCGCCGAACTGCTGGCGATCTACGCCCAGCGCCAGGCCCGTGGCGGCGAGTCGATGCCGATCGACCGGCAGATGGTCGAACAGTTCGGCAGCACCTTTCCGTTCGAGGAAACCCCCGACCAGGAAACCGCGATCGAGGCGGTGCTGGAGGATCTGGCCGCGCCCCGCGCGATGGACCGGGTGATCTGCGGCGACGTGGGTTTCGGCAAGACCGAGGTCGCCCTGCGCGCCGCGTTCGCCACCGCCACCGCGGGCAAGCAGGTCGCCGTGCTGGTGCCGACCACCCTGCTCGCCCAGCAGCACTATCGCAACTTCGCCGACCGCTTCGCCGACTGGCCGGTGCGGGTCGACGTGCTGTCGCGCTTCAAGTCGACCAAGGAAGTGAACGAGGCGCTGAAGCGCCTCGCCGACGGCCAGATCGACGTGATCGTGGGCACCCACAAGCTGCTGCAGCCGGACATTCGGTTCAAGAACCTGGGCCTGGTGATCGTCGACGAAGAACAGCGTTTCGGCGTGCGCCAGAAGGAGCAGCTGAAGAAGCTGCGTGCCGAGGTCGACCTGCTGACGATGACCGCCACGCCGATCCCACGCACCTTGAACATGGCGATGGCCGGCCTGCGCGATCTTTCATTGATCGCCACGCCACCGGCGCATCGCAGCGCCGTGCGCACCTTCATCTCGGCGTGGGACCCGGCGACGATCCGCGAGGCGCTGCAGCGCGAGCTGTCGCGCGGCGGCCAGGTGTACTTCCTGCACAACGAGGTGCAGAGCATCGAGCGGATCGTGCGCGAACTGGAGGAACTGGTGCCCGAGGCGCGCATCCGCATCGCCCACGGCCAGATGCCCGAGCGCGAACTGGAAGGCGTGATGGCGGATTTCCACCGCCAGCGCTTCAACGTGCTGGTGTGCACCACGATCATCGAAACCGGCATCGACATCCCCAGCGCCAACACCATCATCATCAACCGCGCCGACCACTTCGGCCTGGCCCAGCTGCATCAGCTGCGCGGTCGCGTGGGTCGCTCGCATCACCGCGCATATGCGTACCTGGTGGTGCCCGACCGCAAGTCGATCACCGCCGATGCGCAGAAGCGGCTGGAAGCACTCGCCTCGCTGGAGGAACTCGGCGCCGGTTTCACCCTGGCCACCCACGACCTGGAAATCCGCGGCGCCGGCGAACTGCTCGGCGACGAGCAGTCCGGCCAGATCCAGGAGATCGGCTTCGGCCTCTACACCGAGCTGCTCGATCGGGCGGTACGCGCGCTGAAGTCCGGCAAGGTGCCGGATTTCGACCTGAGCTCCGAGCACGAGACCGAAGTCGAGCTGCACCTGCCTGCGCTGATCCCCGACGATTACCTGGGCGACGTGCATCACCGCCTGACCCTGTACAAGCGCATCGCCAGCGCCCGCAGCGAGGACGACCTGCGCGACCTGCAGGTGGAGATGATCGACCGCTTCGGCCTGCTGCCCGATGCCACCAAGCAATTGTTCGCGGTGGCCAGCCTGAAGCTGATGGCCACTCCGCTGGGTATCCGCAAGCTGGATTTCGGTACCAACGGCGGTCGCATCACCTTCCGCGAGAAACCCGAGATCGACCCGATGGCGATCATCAAGCTGATCCAGCAACTGCCCCGCGTGTACAAGCTGGACGGCCAGGACAAGCTGAAGGTGGTCCTCGACCTGCCCGGCGCCAGCGAGCGCATCCGCAGCGCGCAGGAAGTGCTGGTGCTGCTGGGCGCGCGCCGACCGGGCTGA